A section of the Platichthys flesus chromosome 22, fPlaFle2.1, whole genome shotgun sequence genome encodes:
- the slx9 gene encoding protein FAM207A isoform X1: MAWKIRHVRQKLHQEAVKLDRSCSLEAPSDSVLSSNVRDKHRMMHPRPESNRRDNQHLAGSPLPTGIFAGTKITQEALVQTLKFEKTPDTPILGREGPDRTLIGRQPAKKDKRNGRREKWLNKICSIKQAQEEQAAKAHRQAMPVVGDLRPLADALPDLCPFNGPTTATISTARRMSRKNKMPVKRPEPTDFSQMKQSQKRKLLETESSRFSDVIKTLCGNMNPLADIGFLLFLGNSTLPTLVKKEEEPENWYSHQ, from the exons ATGGCTTGGAAGATAAGACACGTCCGACAGAAGCTTCACCAGGAGGCAGTGAAGCTGGACCGGTCCTGCAGTCTCGAGGCGCCCAGCGACTCTGTGTTGTCTTCGAATGTCCGGGACAAACACCGCATGATGCATCCACGCCCAGAGAGCAACCGGAGGGACAATCAG CACCTGGCAGGCAGCCCCTTGCCGACTGGAATCTTTGCTGGCACTAAAATCACCCAAGAAGCTCTGGTACAAACCCTGAAGTTTGAGAAAACTCCAGATACACCCATACTTGGCAGAGAAG GTCCTGACAGAACCCTGATAGGGCGTCAGCCAGCCAAGAAAGACAAGAGGAATGGGAGAAGGGAGAAGTGGCTGAACA AGATCTGCTCCATCAAACAGGCCCAAGAGGAGCAGGCAGCCAAGGCCCACAGACAGGCCATGCCTGTGGTTGGAGACCTGAGACCGCTGGCAGATGCCCTACCAGACCTCTGTCCATTTAATGGCCCAACTACTGCCACAATCTCCACTGCTCGTCGCAtgagcagaaaaaacaaaat GCCAGTGAAGAGACCTGAGCCAACAGATTTCAGTCAGATGAAACAGTCACAGAAACGTAAACTCCT AGAAACCGAGAGCAGCCGCTTCAGTGATGTTATAAAGACCCTCTGTGGAAACATGAACCCTCTGGCTGATATTG gttttttactttttctggGAAACTCGACCCTGCCCACTTTGGTTAAAAAGGAGGAAGAACCTGAGAACTGGTACTCTCATCAGTAA
- the slx9 gene encoding protein FAM207A isoform X2, which translates to MAWKIRHVRQKLHQEAVKLDRSCSLEAPSDSVLSSNVRDKHRMMHPRPESNRRDNQHLAGSPLPTGIFAGTKITQEALVQTLKFEKTPDTPILGREGPDRTLIGRQPAKKDKRNGRREKWLNKICSIKQAQEEQAAKAHRQAMPVVGDLRPLADALPDLCPFNGPTTATISTARRMSRKNKMPVKRPEPTDFSQMKQSQKRKLLETESSRFSDVIKTLCGNMNPLADIGEQLRKRMRQEEEHNPS; encoded by the exons ATGGCTTGGAAGATAAGACACGTCCGACAGAAGCTTCACCAGGAGGCAGTGAAGCTGGACCGGTCCTGCAGTCTCGAGGCGCCCAGCGACTCTGTGTTGTCTTCGAATGTCCGGGACAAACACCGCATGATGCATCCACGCCCAGAGAGCAACCGGAGGGACAATCAG CACCTGGCAGGCAGCCCCTTGCCGACTGGAATCTTTGCTGGCACTAAAATCACCCAAGAAGCTCTGGTACAAACCCTGAAGTTTGAGAAAACTCCAGATACACCCATACTTGGCAGAGAAG GTCCTGACAGAACCCTGATAGGGCGTCAGCCAGCCAAGAAAGACAAGAGGAATGGGAGAAGGGAGAAGTGGCTGAACA AGATCTGCTCCATCAAACAGGCCCAAGAGGAGCAGGCAGCCAAGGCCCACAGACAGGCCATGCCTGTGGTTGGAGACCTGAGACCGCTGGCAGATGCCCTACCAGACCTCTGTCCATTTAATGGCCCAACTACTGCCACAATCTCCACTGCTCGTCGCAtgagcagaaaaaacaaaat GCCAGTGAAGAGACCTGAGCCAACAGATTTCAGTCAGATGAAACAGTCACAGAAACGTAAACTCCT AGAAACCGAGAGCAGCCGCTTCAGTGATGTTATAAAGACCCTCTGTGGAAACATGAACCCTCTGGCTGATATTGGTGAGCagttgaggaagaggatgagacaggaggaagagcaCAATCCCAGctaa
- the LOC133933745 gene encoding serine protease 1-like has protein sequence MTAMGRLTTLLFAMWLGVTVSTVVDLEKRVIGGQKCGPKERLYHVQLISTDFYRKKYLCGGSLITDRWILTAAHCFKPGRTFTAYIDVHPGPPKAVRITDPPEIFNDGKQHDLMLLKLPKAVGIKPVNRPDCQNPPNIGALVQVAGHGSTKVGQNNQRKPGFSDTLQCADVKTLDCETHINYLRWKQPELYVAYKHEHVICTQTPSVDATHGDSGGGLVYQHRIYGVIVRGHAEVVAGWPLMSMDLCYGPYDQWIRKTIAQP, from the exons ATGACAGCGATGGGTCGTCTCACAACTCTTCTCTTTGCCATGTGGCTTG GTGTGACAGTGAGCACCGTGGTTGATCTGGAGAAGAGAGTCATCGGAGGACAAAAGTGTGGACCAAAGGAGCGTCTGTACCATGTCCAGCTGATATCCACAGATTTCTACCGAAAAAAGTACCTTTGTGGCGGCTCTCTGATCACTGACCGGTGGATTCTGACTGCAGCTCACTGCTTTAAGCCAGGACG GACGTTCACCGCATATATTGACGTGCATCCTGGTCCTCCTAAAGCAGTGCGAATCACAGATCCACCTGAGATCTTCAACGACGGCAAGCAACACGACCTCATGTTACTGAAGCTGCCTAAAGCAGTAGGTATTAAACCTGTAAATCGTCCCGACTGTCAAAATCCTCCCAACAT aggTGCTTTGGTTCAGGTGGCAGGTCACGGTTCTACGAAGGTCGGCCAAAATAATCAAAGAA aacCTGGTTTTTCAGACACTCTGCAGTGTGCTGATGTCAAGACCCTTGACTGTGAGACTCACATAAACTATCTGCGTTGGAAACAACCAGAGCTCTACGTAGCCTATAAACATGAGCATGTGATATGTACCCAGACACCTTCGGTGGATGCCACTCAC GGTGACTCTGGTGGAGGACTGGTGTACCAGCACAGGATTTATGGTGTCATTGTACGTGGTCATGCTGAAGTTGTTGCTGGTTGGCCACTTATGTCTATGGACCTCTGTTATGGGCCATACGATCAGTGGATCAGAAAGACTATCGCCCAACCATGA